The Gemmata palustris genome includes a region encoding these proteins:
- a CDS encoding J domain-containing protein, giving the protein MQSSLRRFSADSGKKVESVLVSSNVTLMDRNPKDAGVAVYFTWDGISTCIAVDRYQRIEENLQAIHHVIEAERTKLRHGGLNLVRAAFRGYAALPPPQTSKADPCTVLGVKRGATVAEIEAAYREKAKKAHPDAGGSHNAMADLNAARDALLGQKP; this is encoded by the coding sequence GTGCAGAGCTCACTCCGCCGGTTCTCCGCCGACAGCGGAAAGAAGGTCGAGAGCGTGCTCGTGTCGAGCAACGTGACGCTGATGGACCGCAACCCCAAAGACGCCGGTGTCGCGGTGTACTTCACCTGGGACGGCATCTCGACGTGCATCGCCGTGGACCGGTACCAGCGAATCGAAGAGAACCTTCAGGCGATCCACCACGTCATCGAAGCCGAACGGACGAAACTCCGGCACGGTGGCCTGAATCTGGTCCGTGCTGCCTTCCGTGGGTACGCTGCTCTTCCGCCGCCACAGACGTCGAAGGCGGACCCCTGCACGGTGCTCGGCGTGAAACGCGGTGCTACAGTCGCCGAGATTGAAGCAGCCTACCGCGAGAAGGCGAAGAAAGCTCACCCCGATGCCGGTGGCAGTCACAATGCAATGGCGGATCTGAACGCCGCCCGGGACGCTTTGCTGGGGCAAAAGCCATGA